The following proteins are encoded in a genomic region of Streptomyces gobiensis:
- the cobO gene encoding cob(I)yrinic acid a,c-diamide adenosyltransferase, with amino-acid sequence MPKGQPTVVPDDGLTTRQRRNRPLIAVHTGIGKGKSTAAFGLALRAWNQGWPIGVFQFVKSAKWKVGEERALRVLGDSGEGGTVAWHKMGEGWSWVQRDIESSEEAAREGWAQVKRDLAAETYRLYVLDEFAYPMHWGWVDTDEVIDTLRTRPGNQHVVITGRNAPQGLVDAADLVTEMGKVKHPMDAGQKGQRGIEW; translated from the coding sequence ATGCCTAAGGGACAGCCGACTGTCGTACCGGACGACGGGCTCACCACGCGCCAGCGGCGCAACCGTCCGCTGATCGCCGTGCATACCGGTATAGGTAAGGGCAAGTCGACGGCCGCCTTCGGGCTGGCGCTGCGGGCCTGGAATCAGGGCTGGCCGATCGGGGTGTTCCAGTTCGTCAAGTCGGCGAAGTGGAAGGTCGGTGAGGAGCGCGCGCTGCGGGTGCTGGGCGACTCGGGCGAGGGCGGGACCGTCGCCTGGCACAAGATGGGCGAGGGCTGGTCCTGGGTGCAGCGCGACATCGAGTCCAGCGAGGAGGCGGCCCGCGAGGGCTGGGCGCAGGTCAAGCGGGATCTGGCGGCCGAGACGTACAGGCTCTATGTGCTGGACGAGTTCGCGTATCCGATGCACTGGGGCTGGGTGGACACCGATGAGGTGATTGACACCCTGCGCACCCGCCCGGGCAATCAGCATGTCGTCATCACCGGACGCAACGCTCCGCAGGGGCTGGTGGACGCCGCCGATCTGGTGACGGAGATGGGCAAGGTGAAGCACCCGATGGACGCCGGGCAGAAGGGCCAGCGGGGCATCGAATGGTAG
- a CDS encoding putative cobaltochelatase — protein sequence MSTPYPFTAIVGMDHLRLGLLLNAVSPAIGGVLVRGEKGTAKSTAVRALSALMPEVPVVAGCRFSCDPGAPDPGCPDGPHETGTGTARAARMVELPVGASEDRLVGALDIERALSEGVKAFEPGLLADAHRGVLYVDEVNLLHDHLVDLLLDAAAMGASYVEREGVSVRHSSRFLLVGTMNPEEGELRPQLLDRFGLTVEVAASRETDERVEVVRRRLAYDADPDGFAAQWEAEETALRERITAARALLPGVRLGDAALRQIAATCAAFEVDGMRADIVMARAATALAAWAGRTDVLAEDVRQAALLALPHRRRRNPFDAPGLDENKLDETLEQNSGEDDDPDPDGPDGPDGGPGGQPPQDDGGQPEDAAPEPSVPEQQSPGAEGGGDKTPAPAAEPFKARALSVPGLGEGAAGRRSRARTAQGRTTGARRPQGTLSKLHLAATVQAAAPHQRARGRSGPGLVVRRDDLREAVREGRESNLVLFVVDASGSMAARQRMSAVKGAVLSLLLDAYQRRDKVGLVTFRKADAEVVLPPTSSVDAAAARLESLPTGGRTPLAAGLLKAHEVLRVERMRDPSRRPLLVAVTDGRATGGPEPVVRSQRAARLLAAEGTASVVVDCESGPVRLGLAGALAQELGGPAVTLEELRADAVSALVKDVRNGRKRAA from the coding sequence GTGAGCACCCCGTACCCGTTCACCGCGATCGTCGGGATGGACCATCTACGGCTGGGTCTGCTGCTGAACGCGGTGTCCCCGGCGATCGGGGGCGTCCTGGTCCGCGGTGAGAAGGGCACCGCGAAGAGCACCGCTGTGCGGGCCCTGTCGGCACTCATGCCCGAGGTTCCGGTCGTCGCAGGATGCCGCTTCTCCTGCGATCCGGGCGCACCGGACCCGGGCTGCCCGGATGGGCCACATGAGACCGGGACCGGCACCGCACGTGCGGCCCGGATGGTGGAGCTGCCGGTCGGGGCGTCCGAGGACCGGCTCGTTGGGGCGCTGGACATCGAGCGGGCGCTCTCCGAAGGCGTCAAAGCATTCGAACCGGGTCTGCTGGCCGACGCGCACCGAGGCGTGCTGTATGTCGATGAGGTCAACCTCCTGCACGACCACCTGGTCGACCTTCTGCTGGACGCCGCCGCCATGGGCGCCTCCTACGTGGAGCGCGAAGGCGTCTCCGTACGGCACAGCTCCCGCTTCCTGCTCGTCGGGACCATGAACCCCGAAGAGGGCGAGCTGCGCCCGCAGTTGCTGGACCGGTTCGGGCTGACCGTCGAGGTCGCCGCATCGCGGGAGACCGATGAGCGGGTGGAGGTCGTACGACGGAGGCTCGCCTATGACGCCGATCCGGACGGGTTCGCCGCCCAGTGGGAGGCCGAGGAGACGGCCCTGCGGGAGCGGATCACCGCCGCGCGGGCGCTGCTGCCGGGCGTACGGCTGGGCGATGCCGCGCTGCGGCAGATCGCTGCCACGTGCGCGGCTTTCGAGGTGGACGGCATGCGGGCCGACATCGTCATGGCCCGCGCCGCGACCGCGCTGGCCGCGTGGGCGGGACGTACGGATGTACTGGCCGAGGATGTGCGACAGGCGGCGCTGCTGGCCCTCCCCCATCGCAGGCGCAGGAACCCGTTCGACGCACCAGGACTGGACGAGAACAAGCTCGACGAGACCCTGGAGCAGAACAGCGGCGAGGACGACGATCCGGACCCCGATGGTCCCGACGGCCCGGACGGCGGTCCCGGTGGTCAGCCGCCGCAGGATGACGGCGGTCAGCCGGAAGACGCGGCGCCCGAGCCGTCCGTGCCCGAGCAGCAGTCCCCCGGTGCGGAGGGCGGCGGCGACAAGACCCCGGCCCCGGCCGCCGAGCCGTTCAAGGCGCGTGCCCTCTCCGTGCCCGGCCTCGGCGAAGGCGCTGCCGGGCGGCGTTCCCGGGCGCGTACCGCGCAGGGGCGGACCACCGGGGCGCGGCGGCCCCAGGGCACCCTGTCCAAGCTGCACTTGGCGGCGACCGTGCAGGCCGCCGCCCCGCATCAGCGAGCGCGCGGCCGGTCCGGGCCGGGGCTGGTGGTCCGCCGGGATGACCTCCGGGAAGCGGTACGGGAGGGGCGGGAGTCCAACCTCGTCCTCTTTGTCGTCGACGCCTCCGGCTCGATGGCGGCCCGGCAGCGGATGAGCGCGGTCAAGGGTGCCGTACTGTCCCTGCTGCTGGACGCGTACCAGCGCCGGGACAAGGTCGGCCTGGTGACCTTCCGTAAGGCGGACGCCGAGGTCGTGCTGCCGCCCACGTCGTCCGTTGACGCGGCCGCCGCCCGGCTGGAGTCGCTGCCCACCGGTGGCCGGACCCCCCTTGCGGCCGGGCTGCTCAAGGCGCACGAGGTGCTGCGGGTGGAGCGGATGCGCGACCCGTCCCGCCGCCCGCTCCTGGTCGCGGTCACCGATGGCCGGGCGACCGGCGGGCCTGAGCCGGTCGTACGGTCGCAGCGGGCGGCGCGGCTGCTGGCCGCCGAGGGGACGGCGTCGGTGGTCGTCGACTGTGAGTCGGGGCCGGTACGGCTCGGTCTTGCGGGCGCGCTCGCCCAGGAGCTGGGCGGTCCGGCGGTGACGCTGGAGGAGTTGCGCGCGGACGCGGTGTCCGCGCTGGTGAAGGATGTACGCAACGGACGGAAGAGGGCCGCGTAA